In Numidum massiliense, a single genomic region encodes these proteins:
- a CDS encoding GntR family transcriptional regulator produces MQKQLDYDSVIPLYHQLKDILRENIESGVWKPGEMIPSENQLLKHYNISRNTVKKALDDLVTEGLLKRVQGKGTFVSTPKLEQSLSGFYSFSKVIRAQGLTPKDIIISVEQLAAKRSVAKHLQIPEQTAVIALRRLRCADEEPIILETSYIPQQLAPNISQEELEKTSLYDLLEQKYEITVTKAKEIFEPVLVRDYESTYLQVAEGYPALLLDRIAYDASGRPVEFCRSIVRGDRCRFYTELL; encoded by the coding sequence TTGCAAAAGCAGTTAGATTACGATAGCGTCATACCGCTTTATCATCAATTGAAAGATATTTTACGAGAGAATATCGAATCGGGCGTCTGGAAGCCGGGGGAGATGATCCCTTCGGAAAATCAGCTGTTAAAACATTACAACATTAGCCGCAATACGGTCAAAAAGGCGCTGGACGATTTAGTAACCGAAGGGCTACTCAAACGGGTGCAAGGAAAAGGGACGTTCGTGTCGACTCCGAAGTTAGAGCAGTCGCTGTCCGGCTTTTACAGCTTTAGCAAAGTCATTCGCGCCCAAGGGTTGACCCCGAAAGATATCATTATAAGTGTCGAGCAACTCGCAGCCAAACGGAGTGTGGCCAAACACTTACAAATCCCGGAACAAACAGCGGTGATCGCACTTAGGCGGCTCCGCTGTGCGGACGAGGAACCGATTATACTGGAAACATCCTATATCCCACAACAACTCGCGCCAAACATCTCCCAAGAGGAACTAGAAAAGACCTCTTTGTACGACTTATTGGAGCAAAAGTACGAGATTACGGTGACGAAGGCGAAAGAAATATTTGAACCGGTGTTAGTGCGCGACTACGAAAGCACCTATTTACAAGTTGCGGAAGGCTATCCTGCGTTACTGCTCGATCGCATCGCCTACGATGCAAGTGGTCGCCCTGTCGAGTTTTGCCGTTCGATTGTCCGCGGGGACCGCTGCCGTTTTTACACGGAGTTGCTGTAA
- a CDS encoding thiolase family protein, whose translation MREVVIVEAVRTPVGRRNGALSGVRAEDLAAAPLRELVQRTGISPEMIDDVIFGCVSQVGEQSFNIARMAALIAGFPVNVPGTTIDRQCGSSQQAVHFAAQAILSGDMDVVVAGGVESMSRVPIGSNREGIAFSESLTSQYEIVHQGVSAERIAEKWGFNRQQLDEWSLHSHEKAVAAQKDGRFEREVMPLEVGQPDGEKTVVATDEGPRPDTTLEKLANLQPVFQADGTVHAGNASQISDGAAALLLMSREKAGALGLKPRFRVLARTVVGSDPTLMLTGPIPATAHVLKKAGLRLEDIDLFEVNEAFASVVLAWLAETGADVRKVNPNGGAIALGHPLGASGARLMATLMHELERTGGRYGLQTMCEGYGMANATIIERLA comes from the coding sequence ATGCGTGAAGTTGTCATTGTTGAGGCCGTGCGGACACCAGTGGGCAGGCGAAACGGGGCGTTGTCCGGAGTGCGGGCAGAAGATCTGGCAGCCGCGCCGCTGCGAGAGCTCGTACAGCGAACAGGCATTTCCCCGGAAATGATCGACGATGTCATATTCGGTTGCGTGTCACAAGTCGGAGAACAGTCGTTTAATATTGCGCGCATGGCGGCGCTGATCGCAGGTTTCCCGGTAAATGTTCCAGGGACGACGATTGACCGCCAGTGCGGTTCAAGTCAGCAAGCGGTCCATTTTGCAGCACAGGCAATTTTAAGTGGCGACATGGACGTGGTCGTTGCTGGCGGCGTGGAAAGTATGTCCCGCGTGCCGATCGGCTCGAATCGGGAAGGGATCGCGTTTAGCGAATCGCTCACGTCACAGTATGAAATCGTCCACCAAGGGGTATCGGCCGAACGAATCGCAGAAAAATGGGGTTTTAACCGCCAGCAGTTGGACGAATGGTCGCTTCACAGCCATGAAAAGGCAGTTGCCGCCCAAAAGGACGGTCGCTTCGAACGAGAAGTGATGCCCCTAGAAGTGGGACAGCCGGATGGAGAAAAAACGGTCGTCGCGACTGATGAAGGGCCGCGACCAGATACAACCTTGGAAAAACTCGCTAACCTACAGCCGGTGTTCCAAGCAGACGGCACGGTTCACGCTGGGAACGCGAGCCAAATTAGCGACGGGGCAGCCGCGTTGTTGCTAATGTCGCGAGAAAAAGCAGGAGCACTCGGCTTAAAACCGCGCTTTCGCGTATTAGCGCGGACAGTTGTCGGTTCCGATCCAACGCTCATGCTGACCGGTCCGATTCCTGCTACCGCTCACGTGTTAAAAAAAGCGGGGCTACGCCTCGAGGATATTGACCTGTTTGAAGTGAACGAAGCTTTTGCTTCTGTCGTTTTGGCGTGGCTTGCGGAGACAGGTGCGGATGTCCGTAAAGTGAATCCGAACGGGGGCGCGATTGCGTTAGGCCATCCACTCGGCGCGAGCGGGGCCCGACTCATGGCGACGTTAATGCACGAACTGGAACGGACGGGCGGACGTTACGGCTTGCAAACGATGTGCGAAGGGTATGGAATGGCCAATGCGACGATTATTGAGCGTCTCGCTTAA
- a CDS encoding SIS domain-containing protein codes for MTNHTYTEIKRQPMTWQKTIDTVLEQRDKLRQFFQDHRPDEVIFTGCGTSYYISIAAAMTFTEQTGIAAKAAPASEVFLKPDAVFAKNRRTVIVGSSRSGNTSEVVRALRFAAGHQLAQGLSVTANPDSDMAKQTPHSVVLPHVQEKSVVMTSSFTNLLLASQLIASIVADDEDYLAELQQLPQLGEQTMPQAEALAQKLGREDSYDHYIYLGLGAAFGLACEAMLKMKEMTQLFAEAFNPLEFRHGPISVLNERCRAFVLSNRTMSDLERDVVSDVRKYGANVVAIGDAVSDFSADEVFDLASGLTDPSRSVLYLPLLQLTAYYRTEQMGLNPDRPRNLNQVVVLKDEGGN; via the coding sequence ATGACTAATCATACGTATACGGAAATAAAACGCCAACCGATGACGTGGCAAAAAACGATTGATACCGTGTTAGAGCAACGTGACAAGTTGCGACAGTTTTTTCAAGATCATCGACCGGACGAGGTTATTTTTACCGGGTGTGGCACATCGTACTATATATCAATCGCTGCAGCCATGACATTCACCGAACAGACGGGAATTGCAGCAAAAGCGGCCCCCGCTTCGGAAGTTTTCTTGAAGCCAGACGCTGTTTTTGCCAAAAACAGACGCACCGTAATCGTCGGTTCCTCCCGTTCCGGGAACACGTCGGAAGTCGTACGCGCGCTGCGCTTCGCCGCCGGGCATCAATTGGCGCAAGGGCTGTCAGTGACGGCCAACCCGGACAGTGACATGGCGAAACAAACGCCGCATTCGGTCGTTTTGCCACACGTACAAGAAAAAAGCGTCGTCATGACGAGCTCGTTTACGAATTTACTATTAGCTTCACAGTTAATTGCCAGTATCGTCGCTGACGATGAAGACTACTTGGCGGAACTACAGCAACTGCCGCAACTCGGCGAACAGACAATGCCGCAAGCGGAGGCGTTAGCGCAAAAACTCGGCCGCGAAGATTCGTACGACCATTACATTTATTTAGGGCTCGGTGCCGCTTTTGGCTTGGCGTGCGAAGCAATGCTAAAAATGAAAGAGATGACGCAACTGTTTGCCGAGGCGTTCAACCCGTTAGAGTTCCGGCACGGGCCGATCTCCGTGTTGAACGAACGGTGCCGCGCGTTTGTCCTTAGCAACCGTACGATGAGCGACTTGGAACGGGATGTCGTTAGCGACGTACGCAAATATGGCGCCAACGTCGTGGCGATCGGTGACGCGGTTAGCGATTTTTCCGCCGACGAAGTGTTTGACCTCGCGAGCGGCCTAACGGACCCGAGCCGTAGCGTGCTATATCTTCCGCTATTGCAACTGACCGCCTATTACCGCACTGAGCAAATGGGTTTGAATCCAGATCGCCCCCGCAACCTGAATCAAGTTGTCGTGCTAAAAGACGAGGGGGGAAACTAG